In Monodelphis domestica isolate mMonDom1 chromosome 4, mMonDom1.pri, whole genome shotgun sequence, one DNA window encodes the following:
- the ACP7 gene encoding acid phosphatase type 7, translating into MAGLSPSCYCLLFLFLLGNAGAESLEKATPEQIHLSYPGEPGCMTVTWTTWVPAASEVQFGMQAGGTLALQAQGTSSLFVDGGILKRKLYMHRVTLRRLLPGAHYVYRCGSAQGWSRRFRFRMLQPGPNWSPRLAVFGDMGADNPQALPRLRRETQQGMYDVVLHVGDFAYNMDQDNARVGDTFMRLIEPVAASVPYMTCPGNHEERYNFSNYRARFSMPGDTEGLWYSWDLGPAHIISFSTEVYFFLHYGRHLIQKQFRWLERDLQKANENRASRPWIITMGHRPMYCSNADLDDCTRHESIVRKGLSGGRYGLEDLFYKYGVDLQLWAHEHSYERLWPIYDYQVYNGSRESPYTNPRGPIHIITGSAGCEEMLTPFAPFPRPWSALRVKEYGFTRLHILNGTHLHLQQVSDDQDGKIVDDVWLVRPRQGRRTYL; encoded by the exons ATGGCTGGTCTCAGCCCCAGCTGTTACTGCCTCCTCTTCCTGTTCCTCTTGGGAAATGCAGGGGCTGAGAGCTTGGAGAAGGCCACCCCAGAACAAATACATTTGTCCTACCCAG GTGAGCCTGGCTGCATGACAGTAACCTGGACCACTTGGGTACCAGCTGCCTCTGAGGTGCAGTTTGGGATGCAGGCCGGGGGGACTTTAGCCCTGCAGGCCCAGGGCACCTCGAGCCTCTTTGTGGATGGGGGGATCCTGAAACGGAAGCTGTACATGCACCGAGTTACCCTTCGGAGGCTGCTGCCTGGGGCCCACTATG TCTACCGCTGCGGCAGTGCCCAGGGCTGGAGCCGCAGGTTTCGTTTCCGGATGCTCCAGCCCGGGCCCAACTGGAGCCCCCGCCTGGCGGTCTTTGGGGACATGGGGGCCGATAACCCGCAGGCGCTGCCCCGACTGCGGAGGGAGACCCAGCAGGGGATGTACGATGTGGTGCTGCACGTGG GAGACTTTGCCTACAACATGGACCAGGACAACGCAAGGGTCGGGGACACGTTTATGAGGCTCATCGAGCCGGTGGCTGCCTCTGTGCCCTACATGACGTGCCCCGGGAACCACGAGGAGCGCTA TAACTTCTCCAACTACAGAGCGCGCTTCAGCATGCCGGGGGACACCGAGGGCCTCTGGTACAG CTGGGACCTGGGGCCTGCCCACATCATCTCCTTCTCCACTGaggtctatttcttccttcactaCGGTCGCCACCTGATTCAGAAGCAATTCCGCTGGCTGGAGAGAGACCTGCAG AAAGCCAACGAGAACCGGGCATCGAGACCGTGGATCATAACGATGGGGCACCGCCCCATGTACTGTTCCAACGCCGACCTGGATGACTGCACGCGGCATGAGAGCATA GTCAGAAAAGGCCTTTCCGGCGGTCGCTATGGCTTGGAGGATCTCTTCTATAAATATG GAGTGGACCTGCAGCTGTGGGCCCATGAGCACTCCTACGAGCGCCTCTGGCCCATCTATGATTACCAG GTCTATAATGGAAGCCGAGAAAGCCCCTACACCAACCCCCGTGGACCCATCCATATCATCACTGGATCTGCT GGCTGCGAGGAAATGCTGACCCCTTTCGCCCCTTTCCCGAGGCCTTGGAGTGCCCTCAGGGTGAAGGAATATGGCTTTACCCGCCTCCACATTCTAAATGGAACCCATCTCCACCTGCAGCAGGTGTCTGATGATCAG GATGGCAAGATTGTGGATGATGTATGGCTGGTCAGACCCAGGCAAGGCCGGAGGACCTACCTCTAG
- the FBXO27 gene encoding F-box only protein 27: MGLSGSCPGQESEIGPALDLSPLPPELLLQILLHVPPRMLVTRCRAVCRQWRELVDGPALWRLRWAQTKDASSQDLLEATHYCPPAPKPCSWARLGILEPLGRNLLRNPCGQEGFQSWELENGGEGWAIEENRKPVPGAQAQTCFVSSFRWCRKRQVVDLLAQGLWPELLDDPRAEIHISDWWGAREDCGCQYQLHVRLVAANRRTVLARFDVEPDPIPQWNDNTCIQVSHIFTNFRKGVRFLFFEHAGKDTQFWAGYYGARITHSSVKVYFRTP, from the exons ATGGGCTTGTCAGGCTCTTGTCCTGGGCAGGAGTCAGAGATAGGGCCGGCTCTAGATCTGAGCCCACTGCCTCCCGAGTTGTTACTGCAAATCCTGCTCCACGTGCCCCCCCGGATGCTGGTGACACGATGCCGGGCCGTGTGCCGGCAATGGCGGGAGCTGGTGGACGGGCCGGCACTGTGGCGTCTTCGCTGGGCCCAGACCAAGGATGCTTCAAGCCAGGATCTGCTTGAAGCCACTCACTACTGCCCTCCTGCTCCCAAGCCTTGTTCCTGGGCCCGCCTAGGCATCCTGGAGCCACTGGGTCGGAACCTGCTCCGAAATCCCTGTGGGCAAG AAGGGTTCCAGAGCTGGGAGCTGGAAAATGGTGGAGAAGGCTGGGCAATAGAAGAGAATCGCAAACCAGTGCCTGGGGCACAGGCCCAGACCTGCTTTGTGTCTTCCTTTCG GTGGTGCCGGAAGAGACAAGTAGTGGACCTCCTGGCGCAGGGGCTGTGGCCAGAGCTGCTGGATGACCCCCGGGCAGAGATCCACATCAGTGACTG GTGGGGAGCTCGAGAGGACTGTGGCTGCCAGTACCAGCTTCATGTCCGGCTGGTGGCTGCTAACCGGCGCACAGTGCTGGCCAGATTTGATGTTGAGCCTGATCCTATCCCCCAGTGGAATGACAATACCTGCATCCAG GTCTCCCACATCTTCACCAACTTCCGAAAAGGTGTCCGCTTCCTCTTTTTTGAACATGCTGGCAAAGACACACAGTTCTGGGCAGGCTATTATGGTGCCCGCATCACTCACTCCAGCGTGAAGGTCTATTTCAGGACACCTTAA